In one Drosophila albomicans strain 15112-1751.03 chromosome X, ASM965048v2, whole genome shotgun sequence genomic region, the following are encoded:
- the LOC117569865 gene encoding uncharacterized protein LOC117569865: MLLLMKLLLLLLWSSLTATTTALPIAPTTLDGATPIDAQVSAADFGALDAFAEDAAETSETAASESAGFKISLLPTPAKTAESVNLEQEAIPSKVLSVYDNSQKKISDISHPVPILDSISEHEKYGNNGDKFDGISRSLVNGYEAFSNLLNTFIQKPKEIARSFSKGITAQLDIIGGKLVGL; encoded by the exons atgctgctgctgatgaagttgctgttgctattgttgtggTCATCAttgacggcgacgacgacggcgctTCCCATTGCGCCCACCACATTAGACGGTGCCACGCCCATCGATGCCCAAGTCTCAGCTGCTGATTTTGGCGCCTTGGACGCCTTTGCCGAAGATGCCGCCGAAACATCGGAAACAGCAGCCAGCGAATCGGCGGGTTTCAAG aTTTCGCTGCTGCCAACGCCAGCGAAGACGGCCGAGTCGGTGAATCTGGAGCAAGAGGCGATACCATCGAAGGTGCTCAGTGTCTATGACAATTCGCAGAAGAAGATTTCGGATATTTCACAT CCCGTTCCCATTTTGGACAGCATCAGCGAGCATGAGAAGTATGGCAACAATGGCGACAAGTTCGACGGCATCTCGCGTTCGCTTGTTAACGGTTACGAGGCATTTTCCAATCTCCTCAACACCTTCATACAG aAACCTAAAGAAATAGCGCGCAGCTTTTCGAAGGGAATCACAGCACAGCTGGACATCATAGGAGGCAAGCTCGTGGGTCTCTAG